A window of the Tachysurus fulvidraco isolate hzauxx_2018 chromosome 6, HZAU_PFXX_2.0, whole genome shotgun sequence genome harbors these coding sequences:
- the rapgef4a gene encoding rap guanine nucleotide exchange factor 4 isoform X4, producing the protein MPDKENLGNSLGSVSRHLNKVPSEKILRAGKVLRNAILTQAPHMIRDRKYHLKTYKRCCVGTELVDWQMQQSSCVHTRVQAVGMWQVLLEEGVLNHVDQELNFQDKYLFYRFLDDEQDDAPLPSEEEKKESEEELQDTLLFLSQMGPDAHMRMILRKQPGQRTVDDLEIIYEELLHIKALSHLSTTVKRELAGVLIFESHAKAGTVLFNQGEEGTSWYIILKGSVNVVIYGKGVVCTLHEGDDFGKLALVNDAPRAASIVLREDNCHFLRVDKEDFNRILRDVEANTVRLKEHEADVLVLEKSNIRSSSHAGSSPLKYTVMSGTPEKILEHFLETMKLDSKYSESGTFITNPALDDFVLMHCVFIPNKQLCPLLMAHYQSQASQGSDQERLDYALNNKRRVIRLVLQWAAINTPHLQEEESSLAFLQDFYMAVSEDAKLIPALKDQLPELETILKKNSDDANPSQKKHKVLLRQFSMGDEKLQKRQSIKSTDEILFKVYCSDHTYTTIRVPVSASVREVVSAVSDKLGSQDDLLLVHLSSSGEKVVLKPNEVSIFSSLSVNGRLFVCSREQINSLTPLPEQEGPSAGSMTTLELMSSKEVAYQMTLYEWELFNCVHEHELIFHTFGRQHFKKATANLDLFLRRFNEIQLWVVTEVCLCSTLSKRVQLLKKFIKIAAHCKEFKNLNSFFAIIMGLSNPAVSRLIQTWEKLPSKFKKVYAEYENLMDPSRNHRAYRLTVAKLDPPIIPFMPLLIKDMIFTHEGNKTFVDSLVNFEKMRMIANTVRIIRYCRSQPFNYEAPQATKNHQDVRLYVRQISVIDNQRTLSQLSHKLEPRRP; encoded by the exons ATGCCTGACAAAGAGAATCTGGGTAACTCCCTAGGATCAGTGTCCAGACACCTGAATAAG GTTCCATCTGAGAAGATCCTGCGGGCGGGTAAAGTGCTGAGGAACGCCATCCTCACCCAAGCACCTCACATGATCCGAGACAGGAAATACCACCTAAAGACTTATAA gcggtGTTGCGTAGGCACAGAGCTGGTTGACTGGCAGATGCAGCAGAGTTCCTGTGTTCACACGCGGGTTCAGGCTGTTGGGATGTGGCAGGTGTTGCTGGAGGAGGGAGTACTCAACCATG TTGATCAGGAGCTGAATTTCCAGGATAAGTACCTGTTCTATCGCTTCCTGGACGATGAGCAGGATGATGCACCACTCCCTAgtgaagaggaaaagaaagagagcgaggAGGAACTACAGGACACACTTCTTTTCCTGTCTCAGATGGGCCCAGACGCCCACATGCGCATGATCCTTCGAAAACA GCCTGGCCAGAGGACAGTAGATGATTTAGAGATTATTTATGAGGAACTGCTACATATAAAAGCCTTATCTCACCTTTCTACAACA GTTAAAAGGGAGTTAGCAGGCGTCCTCATTTTTGAGTCCCATGCGAAAGCAGGAACAGTGT TGTTTAATCAGGGAGAGGAGGGAACCTCATGGTACATCATCCTAAAGGGTTCAGTTAATGTGGTCATTTATGGCAAG ggtgtgGTTTGCACACTGCATGAGGGGGATGATTTTGGGAAGCTCGCTCTGGTAAATGATGCACCGCGTGCAGCCTCTATTGTCCTGCGAGAGGACAACTGCCActtcctgagggtggacaaagAGGATTTTAACAGGATCCTCAGG gATGTAGAGGCAAATACAGTGCGTTTGAAGGAACATGAAGCAGATGTTTTAGTTCTGGAAAAGAGCAACATCAGAAGCTCCAGCCATGCAGGCTCCTCACCACTTAA atacactgtGATGTCTGGAACTCCAGAGAAGATTCTTGAACATTTCCTAGAGACCATGAAACTAGATTCCAAGTATTCAGAGTCAGGTACATTCATCACAA aTCCAGCGTTGGATGACTTTGTGCTTATGCACtgtgtatttattcccaataaGCAACTCTGTCCACTTCTCATGGCCCA CTACCAGTCGCAGGCATCTCAGGGCAGTGATCAGGAGAGGCTCGACTACGCTCTGAATAACAAGCGCAGAGTCATTCGTCTGGTGCTGCAGTGGGCTGCCATTAACACCCCCCACCTGCAGGAGGAGGAGAGCTCTCTGGCCTTCCTCCAG GATTTTTACATGGCAGTTTCTGAAGATGCCAAACTGATTCCTGCACTCAAAGATCAGCTCCCTGAACTGGAAACTATCCTCAAAAAGAA TTCAGATGATGCGAATCCCTCTCAGAAAAAG CACAAAGTGCTCCTTCGACAATTCAGCATGGGAGATGAGAAACTGCAAAAACGGCAGTCAATCAAAAGCACAGATGAGA TTCTGTTTAAGGTGTACTGTAGCGACCACACTTACACCACCATCCGAGTGCCAGTGTCTGCCTCTGTAAGAGAAGTTGTGTCTGCAGTATCAGATAAACTGGGTTCACAAGATGATCTTCTCCTGGTTCACCTTAGCTCATCTGGTG aaaaagtGGTTTTGAAGCCCAATGAAGTGTCCATCTTCTCCTCTCTCAGTGTAAATGGTCGTTTGTTTGTATGCTCCAGAGAACAGATTAACTCTTTG ACTCCACTACCAGAGCAAGAGGGACCATCTGCTGGCTCCATGACCACCCTTGAACTAATGAGCTCAAAAGAGGTGGCCTACCAGATGACCCTTTATGAATGGGAACTCTTCAACTGTGTGCATGAG CACGAGTTGATTTTCCATACATTTGGTCGGCAGCACTTTAAAAAGGCGACGGCAAATCTAGATCTCTTTCTACGCCGGTTCAATGAGATCCAGCTGTGGGTGGTGACGGAGGTGTGCCTCTGCTCCACCCTCAGTAAACGTGTCCAGCTGCTCAAGAAATTCATCAAGATCGCTGCCCA TTGTAAAGAGTTTAAGAATTTGAACTCGTTCTTTGCTATTATTATGGGATTAAGTAATCCAGCAGTCAGCCGACTCATTCAGACATGGGAG AAACTTCCCAGCAAGTTCAAGAAGGTTTATGCAGAGTATGAGAACTTGATG GACCCCTCTAGGAACCACAGAGCATACCGGCTCACTGTGGCAAAACTGGACCCTCCCATCATCCCTTTCATGCCTTTACTCATCAAAG ATATGATTTTTACTCATGAGGGCAACAAGACATTTGTTGACAGTTTGGTGAACTTTGAGAAAATG cGAATGATTGCCAACACAGTCCGGATAATAAGATACTGCAGAAGTCAGCCCTTCA ACTACGAAGCTCCTCAAGCTACCAAGAACCACCAGGACGTTCGGCTCTATGTGCGACAAATCAGTGTGATTGACAACCAACGTACTCTGTCCCAACTTTCTCATAAGCTGGAGCCCCGACGCCCCTGA
- the rapgef4a gene encoding rap guanine nucleotide exchange factor 4 isoform X3: MAGLLAPPYGAMESGTSADRMPDKENLGNSLGSVSRHLNKVPSEKILRAGKVLRNAILTQAPHMIRDRKYHLKTYKRCCVGTELVDWQMQQSSCVHTRVQAVGMWQVLLEEGVLNHVDQELNFQDKYLFYRFLDDEQDDAPLPSEEEKKESEEELQDTLLFLSQMGPDAHMRMILRKQPGQRTVDDLEIIYEELLHIKALSHLSTTVKRELAGVLIFESHAKAGTVLFNQGEEGTSWYIILKGSVNVVIYGKGVVCTLHEGDDFGKLALVNDAPRAASIVLREDNCHFLRVDKEDFNRILRDVEANTVRLKEHEADVLVLEKSNIRSSSHAGSSPLKYTVMSGTPEKILEHFLETMKLDSKYSESGTFITNPALDDFVLMHCVFIPNKQLCPLLMAHYQSQASQGSDQERLDYALNNKRRVIRLVLQWAAINTPHLQEEESSLAFLQDFYMAVSEDAKLIPALKDQLPELETILKKNSDDANPSQKKHKVLLRQFSMGDEKLQKRQSIKSTDEILFKVYCSDHTYTTIRVPVSASVREVVSAVSDKLGSQDDLLLVHLSSSGEKVVLKPNEVSIFSSLSVNGRLFVCSREQINSLTPLPEQEGPSAGSMTTLELMSSKEVAYQMTLYEWELFNCVHEHELIFHTFGRQHFKKATANLDLFLRRFNEIQLWVVTEVCLCSTLSKRVQLLKKFIKIAAHCKEFKNLNSFFAIIMGLSNPAVSRLIQTWEKLPSKFKKVYAEYENLMDPSRNHRAYRLTVAKLDPPIIPFMPLLIKDMIFTHEGNKTFVDSLVNFEKMRMIANTVRIIRYCRSQPFNYEAPQATKNHQDVRLYVRQISVIDNQRTLSQLSHKLEPRRP; this comes from the exons GAATGCCTGACAAAGAGAATCTGGGTAACTCCCTAGGATCAGTGTCCAGACACCTGAATAAG GTTCCATCTGAGAAGATCCTGCGGGCGGGTAAAGTGCTGAGGAACGCCATCCTCACCCAAGCACCTCACATGATCCGAGACAGGAAATACCACCTAAAGACTTATAA gcggtGTTGCGTAGGCACAGAGCTGGTTGACTGGCAGATGCAGCAGAGTTCCTGTGTTCACACGCGGGTTCAGGCTGTTGGGATGTGGCAGGTGTTGCTGGAGGAGGGAGTACTCAACCATG TTGATCAGGAGCTGAATTTCCAGGATAAGTACCTGTTCTATCGCTTCCTGGACGATGAGCAGGATGATGCACCACTCCCTAgtgaagaggaaaagaaagagagcgaggAGGAACTACAGGACACACTTCTTTTCCTGTCTCAGATGGGCCCAGACGCCCACATGCGCATGATCCTTCGAAAACA GCCTGGCCAGAGGACAGTAGATGATTTAGAGATTATTTATGAGGAACTGCTACATATAAAAGCCTTATCTCACCTTTCTACAACA GTTAAAAGGGAGTTAGCAGGCGTCCTCATTTTTGAGTCCCATGCGAAAGCAGGAACAGTGT TGTTTAATCAGGGAGAGGAGGGAACCTCATGGTACATCATCCTAAAGGGTTCAGTTAATGTGGTCATTTATGGCAAG ggtgtgGTTTGCACACTGCATGAGGGGGATGATTTTGGGAAGCTCGCTCTGGTAAATGATGCACCGCGTGCAGCCTCTATTGTCCTGCGAGAGGACAACTGCCActtcctgagggtggacaaagAGGATTTTAACAGGATCCTCAGG gATGTAGAGGCAAATACAGTGCGTTTGAAGGAACATGAAGCAGATGTTTTAGTTCTGGAAAAGAGCAACATCAGAAGCTCCAGCCATGCAGGCTCCTCACCACTTAA atacactgtGATGTCTGGAACTCCAGAGAAGATTCTTGAACATTTCCTAGAGACCATGAAACTAGATTCCAAGTATTCAGAGTCAGGTACATTCATCACAA aTCCAGCGTTGGATGACTTTGTGCTTATGCACtgtgtatttattcccaataaGCAACTCTGTCCACTTCTCATGGCCCA CTACCAGTCGCAGGCATCTCAGGGCAGTGATCAGGAGAGGCTCGACTACGCTCTGAATAACAAGCGCAGAGTCATTCGTCTGGTGCTGCAGTGGGCTGCCATTAACACCCCCCACCTGCAGGAGGAGGAGAGCTCTCTGGCCTTCCTCCAG GATTTTTACATGGCAGTTTCTGAAGATGCCAAACTGATTCCTGCACTCAAAGATCAGCTCCCTGAACTGGAAACTATCCTCAAAAAGAA TTCAGATGATGCGAATCCCTCTCAGAAAAAG CACAAAGTGCTCCTTCGACAATTCAGCATGGGAGATGAGAAACTGCAAAAACGGCAGTCAATCAAAAGCACAGATGAGA TTCTGTTTAAGGTGTACTGTAGCGACCACACTTACACCACCATCCGAGTGCCAGTGTCTGCCTCTGTAAGAGAAGTTGTGTCTGCAGTATCAGATAAACTGGGTTCACAAGATGATCTTCTCCTGGTTCACCTTAGCTCATCTGGTG aaaaagtGGTTTTGAAGCCCAATGAAGTGTCCATCTTCTCCTCTCTCAGTGTAAATGGTCGTTTGTTTGTATGCTCCAGAGAACAGATTAACTCTTTG ACTCCACTACCAGAGCAAGAGGGACCATCTGCTGGCTCCATGACCACCCTTGAACTAATGAGCTCAAAAGAGGTGGCCTACCAGATGACCCTTTATGAATGGGAACTCTTCAACTGTGTGCATGAG CACGAGTTGATTTTCCATACATTTGGTCGGCAGCACTTTAAAAAGGCGACGGCAAATCTAGATCTCTTTCTACGCCGGTTCAATGAGATCCAGCTGTGGGTGGTGACGGAGGTGTGCCTCTGCTCCACCCTCAGTAAACGTGTCCAGCTGCTCAAGAAATTCATCAAGATCGCTGCCCA TTGTAAAGAGTTTAAGAATTTGAACTCGTTCTTTGCTATTATTATGGGATTAAGTAATCCAGCAGTCAGCCGACTCATTCAGACATGGGAG AAACTTCCCAGCAAGTTCAAGAAGGTTTATGCAGAGTATGAGAACTTGATG GACCCCTCTAGGAACCACAGAGCATACCGGCTCACTGTGGCAAAACTGGACCCTCCCATCATCCCTTTCATGCCTTTACTCATCAAAG ATATGATTTTTACTCATGAGGGCAACAAGACATTTGTTGACAGTTTGGTGAACTTTGAGAAAATG cGAATGATTGCCAACACAGTCCGGATAATAAGATACTGCAGAAGTCAGCCCTTCA ACTACGAAGCTCCTCAAGCTACCAAGAACCACCAGGACGTTCGGCTCTATGTGCGACAAATCAGTGTGATTGACAACCAACGTACTCTGTCCCAACTTTCTCATAAGCTGGAGCCCCGACGCCCCTGA